The Lolium rigidum isolate FL_2022 chromosome 1, APGP_CSIRO_Lrig_0.1, whole genome shotgun sequence region GATCCATGGCCACCCCGACCCGGCGCGGGAGCTCCTCCATGGGGTCGATCCCTCCGCCGCTCGCCTCCCTCTCGGAGACGGTCACCACGGCGGGGGCCATGGCTTTGACCCACTTCAAgaaagccgcgagctcgtcctgcCCGCCGAGCTTGTGCAGGAACAGCACGCAGTTCACGGCCAGTGTCTCGTCGGCGTGCAGTTCCAGGCTCGTTACGGTGGCGCTCGGAGTGGTGCTGGAGCCGGCGACGTGGTGCGTGCTGCTTGCGCAGGAGAGGAGTAGCGGAGTGAAGTGGAAGGGGAGTCGAATGGAGCGGGCAAAGGCACGGAGGCGGTTGCCGGTGCGGAGGAGCGTGTCGtggtcggcgccggcgccggtgatGCGGACCTCGGGCGGGCCCAGCGCCGGGTCTGCGTTCTCGGCGATCGCCTGGAGGAGCGGTGGCCACTGCACGCCGTGcgcggcgtcgaggtcgaggatgTGGACGCGGCGCGCGCCGTCGACGGCCTCCAGGATGGCCTGGTTGGCCGTCAGGTGCGCGAACCGCAGGAACGGCGCGATCTGGTTGAACGCCAGGTAAGCACcggacggcgccggcgccgccccggTAGGCGACCTCGGAGAGAAGGGCAGCCCGGCCTTGGCGTCCACGCGGAGCACGAGCGCGCGGGCGAAGTGGTAGGCGAGACGGTCGGTGGCGTCGCCTCGCGGGGACGCAGCGGAGAGGAGAATCTCCGCGGcacggcgcgcggcggcgaggtCCCCGCGCTGCATCAGATCGGCGCAGGCTAGCACGAGGTCCCGCGTGGACGGCACCGCCGCGGCGACCGTGCGCCCGAAGCCACCATGCAAAGAAgcctccccctcgccgccgctgtTGTTCCTGTTGCTGTCGGTgtcggaggacgaggaggagtggAGTGAGCCGATCATTTCTTTCTCTTCGTCGCCCGCCGCGTACTAGgagcggccggaggtggaggagaagacGGATACGGAGGAGCAGGAGGGCGCGCATCGCTGGGTGGGTTTAATAGGGATGATGAGGGCGCACGTCCAGCGGCAGCATCTGGGCTCGCAGCTTCCTTGACAGGACATCATCTGCCAAAAATACACAAGTATGCCGCTGCTGCTAGCTAGGTTGTGTGAGTGAGTGAGAGAcgagagaacacagcagcaccatcaACAGCAACCAGCTACGGTACTACAGTACTAATGTCAGCCATAGCCTACTAGATGCACTATGCAAACTCACAGATGAgatagagagaaagagagagtagGTATTTTCTCTCTCCTCGCAATTCTTCTCTCTCTAACTATGTAGAAGGGGAAAGGTGGCGGCAAGGGTGGTGTTGTCTTTTATCGCGTGGACTGTGGCGGgagtgagtttttttttttggtgggCTAAGCAGCATGAGAGGGATCGAATCTGAAACATTCCAAGGATTGGTGGGCTCATAAACGAGGTTCATACGCCACAGCTTTAGATTCTACTCCTAGCTAGTTGCTGCATACAAATATATTAATTTGTAGCTTTAGATCGGCTAGATCGATGAATGGACACCTGCGTGTAGTAGGGATCATCGAGctgttgttgctaatgctattgcTAGCTAGGGGGAATTGTGTGGTGGGATGGTGATCATTGGATATATGTGTGTTGTCTCAAGTGTTTTGAGGTGATTCCCTGAGTTCTCCACGAATCCGCTATAGATCTTTCTAGTATAGAGATGAACTAAGTGTTTCCAAGAAAATGTGTTTTCTCAGTTTTGTCTAGTTCTAAAGATTTTTTTAACTAGACCCCATTGATTTTAGGAAGTGCGGACATAAAGTACCACTAAAATGCAACAAATGTGAGTCATTACTACTACGAGTAACCGATCAACAGGAAAAACCAAGCGCAGGTAAACATAGAGGAAAGAAAAAAACCGAAGTAGAGGCACACACGATGAGACGATGATGCATCCCAAGGTTTTAATCATTGGACAATCCTAAAGATTTTTACTACGTTCTCCATCCCAACATTTAAGGCGCTTCATTTTGCGCAATGTTTGGTGCGGGCCTTTGATCTTAATAAACTCCCTCTATTTTTATATACAAGACCACCACACATTTCGAGATAAAACTTTGATTAATaatttgaccaacataatatgagttatatgtcaccaaaagtatatcattggattcatatttgaaAGATGTCTCCAATGATATGTTTTTAATATCATATAACTTCTTGATCAAATTGTTAGTTAAAGTTTTGGCTTGGAATACTTAGTGACCTTGTATATAAAACGGAGTGGAGTATACCTAATTAAAAAGATTAGGATGTATAAATGATATCGTTGCATTTCTCTTGCAAAATCTTACGTTTAATACTAATTTTGTGGACATACTATAAGTAAGTGGTTATAACTTGCTACATCTAATTGTTTAGTGGTTTGAGATTAAGGTGCTGGAAGGTTTCATCACCCATGGACAAGGGAAATGGCCTCTTTAGTGGGATAAGGTCAAGGAGAAACTCAAAAGTCTCCATCAACGTTGATGATGAACAACAGTGGGAGGATGATATGGTTTGCAAAGCAGAATGCGTAGACGGCACACCACAAGACGGCAAGATCCAAGCATGTTAAGTGTGCTAGATGTAAAGGAAGATTTCAATCACTTATTGAATCAAACAATGTTGGGAGGCTTCGCAAGTTGCCCCCAAAAGACTTATGATGAGATAAGTCGAGACTTCCTCGTCACCTTCAGGTTTGTGCACACATAAGAAAAGGTAGACAGGAAAGGTAAAAGCACTCCTAGCTTCTTTGATGTTAAATTTGTTATGATGGAACAAATATTTCTCATGTATTTTGATGAATTTTGCAAAGCTATATGTGTCCCCAATATTAGGAGTTGGGAAGATATCCCAAGTGATACAGATGCTAGCCTCCAGGATTTCTGGAGGAGCATAAGTGTAGATGTGCCCATGGACATCCGTAGAGGAAAATTTACTCATATTCAACATCCTAGGCTTAGATATTTTGCTTTGTTCCTAGTTAGGGGGTTCGTGGCTAGGAAGAACACCACTGCTTGCACCGGTTGATGTGCAAAGGAGGGAACATTTCTGATTATAATTTGGGTGTAATTCTTTCTAGAACATTGTCATATGTTGTAGTCCATAATGATTATAAACCTCTCGATGCTGGAGCTATTGCCACCATGATTTATGAACATATTGAAACTTAGAGGAAGTTTAAAAATAAAGGAACTAAAATCCTAGAATCTAACCTATTTGATTCCACGTTGCTGCTTAAGATGGGAATAATAAGGATGTGGAATAATGATATTGTGACATATTGATTCATGGTTAGGCATGGTAGCTTTGAGTGCATTGTGCTCACTCATCTTGAATATTTTGACAGGTTAT contains the following coding sequences:
- the LOC124660199 gene encoding protein MONOCULM 1-like, with translation MIGSLHSSSSSDTDSNRNNSGGEGEASLHGGFGRTVAAAVPSTRDLVLACADLMQRGDLAAARRAAEILLSAASPRGDATDRLAYHFARALVLRVDAKAGLPFSPRSPTGAAPAPSGAYLAFNQIAPFLRFAHLTANQAILEAVDGARRVHILDLDAAHGVQWPPLLQAIAENADPALGPPEVRITGAGADHDTLLRTGNRLRAFARSIRLPFHFTPLLLSCASSTHHVAGSSTTPSATVTSLELHADETLAVNCVLFLHKLGGQDELAAFLKWVKAMAPAVVTVSEREASGGGIDPMEELPRRVGVAMDHYSAVFEALEATVPPGSRERLAVEQEVLGREIEAAVGSTGGRWWRGLERWATAARVAGFAARPLSAFAVSQARLLLRLHYPSEGYLVQEARGACFLGWQTRPLLSVSSWRPWCTQGRSWSRPDPHTIC